A single genomic interval of candidate division KSB1 bacterium harbors:
- a CDS encoding YIP1 family protein, with translation MEKIIERVKSILLSPKDALTAVKSEEMSIADFMKEYVAILAAIPAVAQFIGLALVGHSVFGRRSFIGTLFYAALFYIFSLVSIFVYSKVIDALAPSFNATKHDLSAFKLTVYAWTPAFVAGIFHIIPGLQVLAMLGGVYGIYILYLGLPILMESPEDKTVAYTVVSLIVGLILMVVIGSIATVIAFGSAVPAIYF, from the coding sequence ATGGAAAAAATAATTGAACGAGTTAAGTCGATCTTACTATCGCCGAAGGATGCTTTAACCGCGGTGAAATCTGAAGAAATGTCCATCGCAGATTTCATGAAGGAATACGTTGCGATTTTAGCAGCCATTCCCGCTGTTGCGCAATTTATCGGCTTGGCTTTGGTGGGACATTCGGTTTTCGGTCGGCGGAGTTTTATCGGAACGTTGTTTTATGCCGCATTATTTTACATATTTAGTCTGGTAAGTATTTTTGTTTACAGCAAAGTAATTGACGCACTCGCCCCAAGTTTTAATGCTACGAAGCACGATTTAAGTGCCTTTAAACTGACGGTTTATGCCTGGACTCCTGCTTTTGTGGCCGGAATCTTTCACATTATTCCCGGCTTACAAGTGTTAGCGATGTTAGGTGGTGTGTATGGCATTTACATATTATATCTTGGCCTGCCAATCCTGATGGAAAGCCCGGAGGATAAAACCGTTGCTTATACTGTCGTAAGTCTGATTGTTGGCTTGATTCTTATGGTTGTTATTGGTTCGATCGCCACGGTAATTGCTTTTGGTAGTGCAGTCCCTGCTATTTATTTTTAG